The following are encoded in a window of Pseudoalteromonas sp. MM1 genomic DNA:
- a CDS encoding DMT family transporter, translating to MQSSTKDFLLALVCVILAMITIQSGASFAKQLFPVVGPEGTTALRLGFSALILCLIFKPWKHLPAKGNRLSIVVYGLSLGGMNILFYYAIDRIPLGIGVALEFTGPLAVALFSSRAKRDLFWVACAIAGILLLLPDMSSQESLDPIGVVLALGAGACWAAYILFGKKTGTQSSGGATVALGMTVAAIVLVPYGGILQSSAFTWSVIPLGIGIAILSSALPYTLEMVALRNMPAQGFSIMLSLEPAFAALAGFIILGELLTLWQWLAILLVIIASVGSSFSSAKKQ from the coding sequence ATGCAATCATCCACTAAAGACTTTTTGCTCGCGCTTGTGTGCGTAATTTTAGCAATGATCACCATTCAATCTGGAGCCTCATTTGCTAAGCAGTTATTTCCTGTTGTTGGCCCCGAAGGCACCACTGCACTTAGGCTTGGCTTTTCTGCACTTATATTATGTTTAATATTTAAACCGTGGAAACACCTGCCAGCTAAAGGTAATCGGTTATCAATTGTGGTGTACGGTTTAAGCCTAGGCGGAATGAACATTTTATTTTATTACGCCATTGACCGTATCCCTTTAGGGATTGGTGTTGCGCTTGAATTTACCGGCCCACTTGCTGTGGCGTTATTTAGCTCACGCGCTAAGCGCGACTTATTTTGGGTGGCGTGTGCCATTGCGGGTATTTTACTGTTACTGCCCGATATGAGCAGTCAAGAAAGCCTAGACCCAATAGGCGTAGTACTTGCGCTAGGTGCCGGTGCCTGTTGGGCAGCCTATATTTTATTTGGCAAAAAAACCGGCACGCAAAGCTCGGGCGGCGCAACGGTCGCTTTGGGTATGACCGTTGCAGCCATTGTACTTGTACCTTATGGCGGCATATTACAAAGCAGTGCGTTTACATGGAGTGTTATACCGCTGGGCATTGGCATTGCTATTTTATCAAGTGCATTGCCCTATACACTTGAAATGGTTGCCCTGCGCAATATGCCCGCTCAAGGGTTTAGTATTATGCTAAGTTTAGAGCCTGCATTTGCTGCCTTGGCAGGCTTTATAATACTTGGCGAGTTATTAACCTTATGGCAATGGTTAGCTATTTTATTGGTGATTATAGCCTCGGTGGGTAGCTCATTTTCGAGTGCTAAAAAACAGTAA